From the Sanguibacter sp. HDW7 genome, the window GACGCGCCCGCGCGTTCCGCGTCCTCGCCTGGCGCGGCCGGCACGTCCTCGTGAGCCTCGCCCTCGGGGTGCTCGCCGCAGCCGTCGTCACGGCGGCGAGCCCTCCCCCACCCCCGCAGCGTGCGGTCGTCGTCCTCGCGCACGACGTCGTCGCGGGCGAGCCGCTCGAGGCGTCCGACCTCACGAGCACGACCGCCCCCGTCGACGGGGCGCAGCCCTGTGCGCTCACGACGCCCGGCGACGCCGTCGGCGCCTCGCCCGCGGTCGACCTCACGCGCGGCACCCACCTGTGCCCCGAGCTCCTCGTGCGCGGCACCGCCGACCTGCCGCCCGGCACGGCGGCCGTGCCCGTGCGTCTCGCCGACCCGCGCGTGGCCGCGCTGCTCCTCGCGGGAACCCGCGTCGACGTCGTCGTGCCCTCCACCCCCGACCCCACCGGGGACACTGCGGCCGCCGAGGGCCGCGTCCTCACGCACGACGCCCTCGTCCTGCCCGCTCCCGCGGCCACGGAGGACGAGGGCGGGCTGCTCGGCGGGACGACGGCGGCCGAGCCTGTCGTGCTCCTCGCGGTCCGGGTGAAGGACGCGCCGGTCGTTGCGGCGTCGGCGGTTTCGGGGGGCCTCGCGGTCGTCCTCGTGGGATGATCGGCGCGCACACAGCGGACACAGCGCAGGAGGAACGCCATGAAGGACATCTTCGAGGGCTTCAAGAACTTCATCTCACGAGGCAACGTCGTCGAGCTCGCGGTCGCGGTCGTCATCGGCGGCGCGTTCGGCAAGATCGTCACGAACATCGTCGACGCGATCATCACGCCGCTCATCGCTGCGGTCTTCGGCTCGCACAGCCTCGCAAGCGCGCTGAGCTTCTCGATCAACGGCGCCCAGTTCCAGCCTGGTCTCGTCCTCGACGCGATCATCGGCTTCCTCGCGGTCGCCGCGGCCGTCTACTTCCTCATCGTCCTGCCGATGAACAAGCTCGCCGAGCGTCGTGCGCGTGGCCTCGAGCCGGAGCCCGAGGTCAAGGCCGACGACATCCAGCTGCTCGAGGAGATCCGCGACCTCCTCCGCGCCCAGGCTGGCGGCACGCCCCAGGCCTGACGCCCCGTAGCATCCCGCCGAGAATCCGGGTAGCAGCTCGCACACGCGGCCTGCTACCCGGATTCTTGCGTTCCGGGGCGCCCAACGTTCCCTGCCGCCCACGCTCTCCCGACTCGTAGCGCCCCCGCACACAACGGCAGCGTGCAGACGCGCTACCCGTCGCCCCACACCCCGACTCGTAGCGACACTGCGCACAACGGGAGTGTGCAGGGGTGCTCCGGGTCGCTCGGGAGCGGGGTCAGTCTCGGTAGCCTGCGCCGCCCCAGTGGGGCGGAAGGTCGCGCAGCAGATCGGCGTCGTGGCTCGAGGTGCCCTTCTCGGACCAGCCCTCCTGGCGCTCATCCACGCTCGTGCCGGCGACGACACCCGACTCGGTGCCCTGGCGCACGACGCGACGGTGCCGCCGCCGAGGCGTCGCACCCACAGCGGCCTCGTTGGCGCCCTCCGCACCCTCCTGCGCGTCCGCCACGTCGCCCTGCGGGCGGTCCGCCGACGGCTGCTCGGACGACTGCTCGCTCATCGACCCAGGAGCCTGCGCACCGCCGCGGACACGGCCGCATCGACGCGGTTGGAGCGACGCACGACCCCGAGCTCGGCGCGCAGGGCGCCCGCGAGCTGCTGCTCGTCGCGCACGACGCCGTCGGACGCGATCCACCGCGCGAGCGCGTCGAGGTCGTTGTCGCCGTACGCGCTGATCGGCAGGCCGGGCTGCACGTCGGGCCGCGACGGGCGGGGGCCGTCAACACTGTCGCCTGCGAGCGACGCGAGAAGGTCCGGCTGCACGCCGCCCACCATCGCGAACCCGCCCTGGAGGACCGCCTCGCCACCCAGCGCCGTCGTCGCCTCGCGCGGGCCGCGCACGAACGCGCGCGGCTCGGCGACCACCTCGTCGGGGAGGTCCGCGGCCGACGCGGTCGAGGCGACCGACGCGGACGACGTCGACGAGGTTGCGCTCCGGCCCGTGACGCTGCTCGCGCCCGAGGCCGCGGACGCCGCCGACGCTCCGCTCACGGCCGACGCGCCGCTCATGGCCGAGGCTCCCGACGTCGCAGAGACGCTCGAAGCCGCAGAGGATGCAGACGCGGTCGACGTAGCAGACCCGGCGCTCGCGTCCGACACCGCGGACAGACTCGACGGCTCAGCTGTCTCGGCTGTCTCCTCAGGGGTCGTCGCCCGGGGCGACGCTGCTGCGGGACGCGGCAGGGCGCCCGCAGGCGCTTCGGCAGCGGATGCAGCGTCGTCCGTCGTCGGCGCAGGACCTGCGGCGTCCCCAACACTGTCGACGTCGCCGTCGCCGGCGGGTGCCTCGGCCGTGGGTGCCGACGCGGCAGACACCGTCCCGCTGTCACCAGCACCCGCCGACTCGGCACGCGCGGCGGGCACGCCCTCGGCGAGCTCGTCGGTCGTGTGCCCGAGCGCCATGCCGCCGAAGAGCGGCGCCTGACGCAGCGCGGCCGCCGCCTCGAGAGCTGCGGTGCGGATGCGGTTGGCCTCCTTGACCGGGTCGAGGAACGCGGCGGCGCTCCACACCTGGACGACCCGCCAGCCGAGGCGCTCGAGGTGCTCGGCACGCTGACGGTCGCGGACGCGCACGGACTCCTCGGCGATATACGCGTCGTCGTCGGTGAGAACCGCGACGAGCATGCGCTCGGGCAGGTCGGGGTGGCCGACGACGAGCGGGATGCGCTCGCCGCCGGGCAGCCCGAAGTCGGTGTCGACGAGCAGGCCTGCGCGCCAGAGCCGCTCGGCGAGGTCGATGACGAGGCGGTCGGGGTTGAGCCCGGTCTCCGCTCCCTCGACCCGCACAGGGGCGGCACCTGCGAGAGCGCGGCGCTCGGCGAACGCGAGGAGGTCGGCGAGCAGCCTCGTCCCGGGGGCGCGGAGCCGCTCGGGGTCGAGATCGCTCGCCGAGAACGAGGTGACGACCTGCAGCCGTGCACGCGAGACGCTGAGGGCGTCGAGGAGCAGCGCCTCACCGGTGGGCTCGGCGACGGCTCCGAAGCGGTGCAGGACGCGTCCGTGGGGCGTGCGGCCGAAGCCCACGGTGAGGATGACGGCGTCGCGCGCGAGGCCCGCGACCGCGGAGATGTCGGCGACGACGACGGGCTCGGGCTGCTCGGCCGAGAAGAACGTGGCGAGCCCGGGGTTGCGGCGGACCTCCGTGTGGAGGGCCTCGCGGACGCGCTCGGCGTGGGTCGCGGAGAGCGCGACGATCGCGAGGGACTCCTCGGGGCGGACGAGCGCGTGCTCGACGGCCATCTCGACGACGCGGCCGACCTCGGCCTGCGTCGTGAGGACGGTGCCGTCGTCGGCGGGGACGCCGACGCCTGCGACGTCCTCGAAGGTCACGAGCTCGTGCGCGACGGGCAGCGGCGTGGGGTGCAGGACGCCGTCGTAGCCGTGGGCGACGAGCAGCTCGACGAGCCCCTGGTCGCGCGACGAGACGTCGGCGGTGACGGCGAGCGACGGCAGGAGACGCGCGAGGTCGCGGACGCCCGAGCCGGAGGCGCGGCGGGGGTCCCCGACGACGACGACCTGCCGGGCGCGGGCGATCGCGGGCAGGAGCGCGTCGATCGGCAGGTGGTGGACGGCGTCGAGGACGACGAGGTCGACGGTGCGGGTCGGCGGCAGGACGTGCGGCACGAGCGTGGGGCTCGCGACGACGACGGGTCGCAGCGCACGCACGAGGGCCGGGTAGCGGTCCATGGCGTCGCGCAGCCCGCCGAAGCGGCCTTCGAGGAGCTCGGCGAAGAGCTCCTCGGCGTCGTCGGGGTGGCGGCGGACGGCGAGGGTGATGCCGGAGAGCGCGGCGACGAGCACGGGGCCGGGCAGGCCGGCGACGTGCGCACGGTCGAGGTCGCGGAAGCGCTGTGCGAGCGCCTCGAGGCCTGCGCCGTCGTAGATCGCGAGCGAGCGGTCCTCGGCGAGGATGCGCTCGAACGCGGTGGCCCACCAGGCGAGCTCGAGCTCGGCGACGACGAGCCCGACCTCGACGCGTCGCTCGCGGAGGTCGGCGACGAGCTCGCCGAGCCCGGCCGCGTCGAGGGCGCGCACGAGGCGCGTGCGCTCGGGCAGCGTGTCGAGGGCCTCGCGGTCGTCGGCGAGGGCGCGCAGGCGAGCGGCGAGGTCGTCGAGCGGGGTGTCGAGGAGCGCGGCGCCGGCGGGCGTCGTCGCGAGCACGGCGCCGAGCTCGTCAAGGCCGGCGACGAGCGCGTCCCAGGTCTGCTCCATCTCGGCGAGGCCGTCGGGCAGGATGGGCCAGCCGCCGCCGGGGCACACGGCGGTCCAGGCCTCGCGCTGCGCCTGGACGTCGATGAGCGCGGCGTGGAGGTCGGGCACGCGCATGCCGGGGCGCAGCATGTCCTTGGCCTGCTTGACGAGGCGGCGGCGCTGGAGCGTCGTCATGTCGTCGGGCTGCTCGCGGCGGGTGCGGGCGTCCGCGGTCGCGGCGACGAGGCCTGCGGCGGTGCGCTCGAAGATGAGGGGCTGGAAGACGTCGAGGGTCGTGCGCAGGCCGTCGAGCATGGTGAGGCGGTCGCCCCACTCGCGGACCGTGCGGGGCTCGACGAGCCCGGCCGTGCGGCGGACGTGCTCGATCTGCGCGACGACGGCCGGCAGGAGCGTGTCGGCGAGGTGCGCGGCGCCGGCGAGGGCGGCCGCCGCGGCGTCGTCGTCGACGAGGTCCGCTCCGAACCAGGGGGTCGCTCCGGGGCGCAGCGTGAACGCGCCGAGCTCGCTCGCGCGGACGAGGTCGTCGGCCGCGTCGAGGCGTGCGTCGCCGCGCAGCGCGGTTGCGGCGTCCAGATCGAGGCGCACGTGCGTCGACGGGGAGGGTCGCTCGGCGGTGAGGCGCGCGAGCGACTGCAGGACGTCGTACGCGGAGACGTCCCAGGGCGCGCGCACGAGGTGCAGCGAGCGCATGTACCCGGCGAGCCGGCGGCGCGTGTCGATGAGGTCGGCGCGCGTGCGGCCGAGCGCCTGGCGGTCGACGTACGGCGGCTCGAGCGTCATCGCGGCGAGCAGGCGCCGGGAGACGCCGGCGCGCCACGACGACGACGGCTCGATGTCGAGCACGAGGTCGTCGATGCCGTGCTCGGCCATGCGCGCGAGGACCTGCTCGGCGGCGCGGCGGTGCCCGGGCACGTAGAGGACGGAGCGGCCCGACGCGGCGGCGTCGGCGAGGATCGCGGTGACGGTGCCGGCGATGTCGGCGCCCGCGGGCGCGTCGACCAGCACGTGCCGGCCCGACGTCACGGCGTCGAGGACGTGGCGCTGGGTGCGGTCGAGGTCGCCGACGCCACGCTCGTCGGCCGGGTCCTCGTCGCCGAGGCGCACGGGCGGGAGGTCCTGGGCGACGTGCACGCGCGCGGCGGCCGCGGCCGTGTCCTCGGGCAGCTCGGCCGCGGGGACGTCGGACTCCTTGGCGTGCTGGACGAGGTGCGCGTCCTCGAGGTCGAGGTGCGCGAGAGCGACGACGAGGTCGTTGTGCTCGAGCCCGGCGAGCGCGTCGAGGTCGTCGACGAGCGCCTGACCGGGGTGGACGAACGAGCCGACGAGCAGCTTCTCGACGAGCTCGAAGCCAGGCAGGACGGCCGTGCCGAGGGCGTGGACGCGCTCGGTGACGGCGCGGGGGTCGAAGCCGCCGCCGTCGAACGCGCTCGCGGCGAGCGCGGTGGGGTCGAGGAGCGCGCCGCGGGCGCGCAGGGCGCGCGCGAGGAAGGGGTTGAGCTCGGCCGTCGGCTCGAGGCCGATCTCGAAGTCGCCGTCGCCCGACGCGCGCTCGGTGAGCCGCACGGGGCGCAGGAGCACGGGGGCGTGGACGGTGCGCGGGCCGACGGGGGCGTCGTCGTCGCTCTCGGCGCCGGGGTCTGCGGCGGAGCCGGCGATACGGGCGAGCGCGGCGACGTCGTCGTGCGAGCTCGACGACGCGGCGTCGACGGTCCAGGAGGCGACGCCGATCGCGAGGAACGTCGGGGCGATGCCGTAGCGCTCGGTCTGCTCGGTCGCGCGCGCGGCGACCGCTCGGGCGCGGCGGCGCGCGGTGGGCAGCGAGACGCCCTCGCGGAAGAGGTTGGCGAGCGCGGTCGTGCGGCCGGCGAAGAGCTGGGCGACGCCGGACGGGTGGGCGTGCGTGAGCTCGAGGACGGCCTCGCCGAGGAGGTCGACGTCGGCGAGCGAGGAGACTCCGGCGCGGTCGGAGAGCGTGCGGCGCCATCCGGCGACGGCACGCGCGACGACCTGGGGCGTCGTCGGTGGCACGACGATGCGCGGGGCTGCGGGCGCGGGCGTCTGCCCGTCGTGCTCCCCCGGGGTGCTCTGGTTGGCGGCGACGTTCACCCCGCCACGCTAACCGGGGGCGCCGTCATGGCCGCGTTGCCACGCCGCGCACGGGATCGTGCGGATGCGTGGGGGCCGCTCAGCGGCCGGGCTCGCGGGCTCCGGGCCCGGGCATGAGGGACGGCGCGCACCACGCAGGGGGCAGGCGATGCGCGCCGTCATCGAGAAGTTTGCATGTTCAACCACCTGGTGTCAATGCAGGTGAGGGAACCCCTTTCACGCGTGTCGCGCGGCACGCGACGCGGTGCCGCGAAGCCGCTCGGAGGACGCCGCGCAGGCACGTCGCCGTCGGCAGGGTAGGCTTCCTCCGTGCGCGAGCAGGTCCCGCGCAGCGCGTCTGTAGCTCAGGGGATAGAGCACCGCTCTCCTAAAGCGGGTGTCGGCAGTTCGAATCTGCCCAGGCGCACCATCGCGCGGCTCCCCGTCCCGCATACGGAGCACCTGGGCAGCTGGACCCGGCCCGTGGAAACATGGACGCATGACGTCCTCCCCTGACCTCGAGCTCGCCGCCGCCCTCGCCGCCGACGCGGCCGAGGCCGCGGGAGCACTGCCCGACGATCCCGCCGCGGTGCGCATCGAGCGCGTCGGCCCCCGCCAGTACATCGGGTACAACGGCCGCGGCGCCGTCGTCCACATCGGCTCTGCCGAGCACGACGAGCGATTCACGCCCGGAGAGCTGCTCAAGATCGCGCTCCTCGGCTGCACGGGCCTGTCGACGGACGTGACGCTCGCGCGCCGCCTCGGCGACGACTACGACGCGACGCTGCACGGCGCGACCGTGAAGAACGTCGCGGAGGAGCGCTACACGCAGGCGCACGAGCGCCTCGAGATCGATCTCTCGTCGCTCGATCCCGAGGCCGCCGCGCGTCTGCTCACCGCGGCGGCGCGGGCCGTGGACAAGAACTGCACGGTGGGGCGCACGGTCCAGGCCGGTGCGGAGGTCGTCCTGACATTCGTCGACACGGCGACGGGGGCCGCGACGGTCCACGTGGCGCAAGAGGTTGCACGATGACTGCCGGCGACCCCTTCGAGCGCTTCGCGGGCGTCCCGGGGACGCACCTCGTAGGTCGCGCGATCGACACGGCCGTCCGCGTGCCGTCGTCCGTCATCCGCACGCACGTCGAGCAGCTGCGCCGGCGCAACCCGGAGGCGACCCCTGCGCAGATCCTCGCGATCCTCGACTCCGAGTTCCTCGCGCTCGTCCAGACGACGGGCGGCGCGGTCGGCGGCACGGCGGCGATCCCCGCGGTCGGCACGGCGGTCGCTGCGACGCTCACGGCCGCGGACGTCGCGGCGTTCTTCGCGGCGGCCGCCGCGTACACGCTCGCGGTCGCTGACGTCCACGGGGTGGAGGTCGACGACGTCGCACGCCGGCGGACCCTCCTGCTCGCGTCGGTCCTCGGCGAGGACGGCTCGCGCGCCGTCGCGGCCGCGGGCGTGAGCCCCGCGGCGTGGGCGCGCGTAGGCCTCGCGACGATGCCGTCGACGACGATCCAGCGGGTCAACAAGGTCCTGGCAGGACGCTTCGTCAAGAAGCACCTGCTGCGCCACTCGAGCGTCCTGCTGGGGCGTCTCGTGCCGTTCGGCATCGGGGCCGCGATCGGGGTCCTCGGCGGGCGCGCGCTCGGCAAGGGCGTCGTCACGCAGGCGCGTGCGGCGTTCGGCGAGCCGCCGACGGCGTTCGGCCCGCTCGTGCGCGTCGTCGAGGTCGAGTCGGCGGGCGCGCCGCCGCAGCTCGTTCCCGCTCCCCCGCTCGCTGGAGGCCCGTCCGGCGGGGACCCGCAGACCGGGCAGCCCACGGAGGACTGAGATGACGCGTCCGCTCCGGCTGCTCATGTGCCCGCCCGCCGAGTTCACGGTGCGGTACGAGATCAACCCGTGGATGGACGCCTCACGTCCCGTCGACACGGCGCGCGCGGTCGCCCAGTGGGAGGCCCTGCGTGCCTCGTACGTCGCGGCGGGTCACGCCGTCGAGATCATCGAGCCACTGTCGGGCATGCCGGACATGGTCTACGCGGCCAACGGTGCGACGGTCGCGGGCGGCGTCGCGTACGCGGCCCGATTCTTCGTCGCGGAGCGGCGCGAGGAGGCACCCGCATATCTCGCGCGTCTCACTGAGCTCGGCCTCACCCCGTACGACGCCGCCCGCGTCAACGAGGGCGAGGGCGACCTGCTCGTCGCAGGCGACATGCTGCTCGCGGGCACGGGCTGGCGCACGGAGCGGGCCGCGCACGCGGAGGCGTCGCGCGCGCTCGGCCTGCCGGTCGTGACGCTCGAGCTCGTCGACGCCCGCTTCTACCACCTCGACACCGCGCTCACAGTGCTGAGGGGCACCACCGGGGAGGCAGGGGACGTCGACGTCGCCTACTTCCCCGGCGCGTTCTCCGCCGCATCCCAGGAGGCGCTGCAGCGCCTCTTCCCGGACGCCCTGCTCGCAACCGAGACCGACGCGGCGACGTTCGCCCTCAACGCCCTGAGCGACGGCGAGCGCGTGTGGCTCGGCGCGGGCTCGCCGTCCTGGGAGGCGCGGCTGCGCGAGCGCGGCTACACGCCCGTGCCGGTCGACGTCTCGGAGATCCTCCGGGGCGGCGGCTCCGTGAAGTGCTGCACGCTCGTGCTGCGCTGAGCGACGCTGCGCGACTCTGGACGCCGCCGGGCGGCGCCCAGCACGCAGGCGCCGCCCCAGAGCTCCTCGGAGCCGCTCAGCCCTGCTCCGCGGTCTCCTGCGGCGTGTCAGCGGCGGCCGCTCGCTTCGTCACGACCATGACGGGGCACTTGGCGTGGTGCAGCACGGCCTGGGACGTCGAGCCGAGCAGCAGGCCCGCGAACCCGCCGCGCCCACGCGAGCCGACGACGACGAGGTCGGAGGCCGTCGAGAACTCGGTGAGGAGCTCGGCGCCCGTGCCGTCGAGGACGATGCGGCGGACGGTCTGCCCGGGGTGGTCGGCGAGGACACGGTCGACGATGACGCCGAGGCCCTCGGCGACGTCTGCGAGGACGGCCTCGTGGTCGACGGCCGCCGGGAGCCACGCGAGCATGCCGGCGCCGGAGCCGACGGGCACGCCCGCGACGGCGACGAGCTCGCAGTCCCAGATCTTCTGCTGTCGCAGCGCCGCGCGCAGCGCGTCCTCGGCGGTCGGCGAGCCGTCCATGCCGACGACGATACGGCGCAGCGGGAAGAGGGGCCGCTGGTCGACGGGGTCGAGCCCGGCGTTCGACGCGACCGAGCTGATCGCGGTGCGCTCGCCGTCCTCGCCGAGGTAGGGAACGACGACCGTCGGGCAGTGGCTGTGCGCGGGCAGGGCCGACGACACGGTGCCGAGCAGGCGGCCGGCGAAGCCGCCGTGACCGCGCGTCCCGACGACGACGAGCCGGTGCTCCTTGGAGAGGTCGACGAGCGCGCCCGCAGGGTCACCCGTCGTCACGGTCGCGGTGACGGCGACACCCTGTGCGGCGGCGCGCGCCTTGGCCTCCTCGAGGACCGTGCGGGCGCCGTCGAGGATCGCCGTGTCGTCGAGCGCCGCGTAGCCGCCGTCGAGCGAGGCCGCGGTGAACGAGGGCAGGGAGTACGCGCAGACGACGTGCAGCGGCCAGCCGAGCTTCTTCGCCTCTGCGGCCGCCCAGTCGAGCGCGTGGAGGCTCGGGGCCGAGCCGTCGACTCCAACCAGGACTACGTCTCGGTGCGGCAAGGGGTGCCTCCTTCTCGAGGTGACGACGCGCAAGGACCACGTCGTCCTACCGCCGACTTTACTCGTCCTGGACCTGCTCTTGCACACCGTGCGGTCCGGCATCACCCTGCGGACGCCGACGGCCCGGCACCCTTGCGGGGGCCGGGCCGTCGGGACGGGCGCGCGTCAGCTGACGCGGATGAAGACCGGGTTGCTCTGCCAGATCTTGCGGAACTGGACCGTCTTGCCGGGGCGCGGGGCGTCGATCTGCGAGTTGCCGCCCGCGTAGATCGCGATGTGGCCCGGGGTCCAGATGAGGTCCCCGGGGCGGGCGTCAGCCCGGGAGATGACCTTGCCGGCGTAGCGCTGGGCGCTCGACGAGCGGGGCAGGTCGATGCCGAGCTGCGCGTAGACGTACGACGTGAAGCCGGAGCAGTCGAACCCGCGGGGCGTCGTGCCTCCGTAGACGTACGGGACGCCGACGTAGCGGGCCGCGATCTCGAGGACCTTGGAACCCGACACGCTCTGCGGGATCGGGTTGTTCTCGACCTTCGGCGCGGGGGCCTCGGTGCGGTCGTTCGAGCGCGAGGCGGGGGTCTCGGTGCGTGCCGGGGCGACGGGCGCCTGGCGAACCTCGGGAGCCGGGGTGACCTTGACGATCTCGATGTCGTCGATGTCGTCGGCCCAGGAGCCCTCGGAGACGGTGACGGCGGGCGCGGCAGAGAGCTGAGCGCGGGCCTGCGAGGTGAGGGCCGAGACGTCTGCGGAGCCGAGCGCGAGAGCATCGGCGCCGACGGCGGCGTTGGCGGGGGCCACGGCCATCGAGACGAGGAGGCCGGAGGAGGCTGCGACGACGGCTGTGCGCCGTCCGATGCCCTCTCCTGCGACGTCGACGATGACCTGGCCGAGGGGGCGGCGCGCGGCACGGTGCCGCCCGCGGGTGCTGCTGAGGGTCACTGCTGGCCTCTCTCCAACGCCTGCGAAGTTAGCTGTCGGGTTCGGGCTGAAGAGTGCCCGGCCGTCAGGACCGAGGTCCTTCCGGCTTCACCCCGGGCCTCGTGTCTCCACGAGGCCAAGGTGGTTCCCCCGCCTCTGCCAGCGGTTCATCGTGTCCGCTTCCGGTGGCAGAGCTCGGCGTTCCGGTCGCGGGCCCGTCCGGAGAACCGGTCGGGCAGATCGAAGGTACCTCACCCACCCTGGTCATGTCACGCTCAGATCACGGTCTGTGAGGAGGTGTCGGGAATTCACGTACCGCGACACCACGCGAGGGGCGCCGCACCCTCGGTGCGACGCCCCTCACGAGACGGGTGCGAATCCGCTCAGGCCTCCACGAAGACGTGCCGGAAGACCTCGACGGGCAGGTCGGCGCCGTGCTCGGCGTCGGCCGAGGCCACCTCGAGCCGCTCGCCGCGCCGGACGATCGAGATCTGCGTGCCCGGCGTCACGCCGGCCGACGAGAGCCGCGCGAGGAGCTCGACGTCCGTCTGGAGAGGCTCGCCGAGCCGTGCGACCGTCCCGGCACACGTGGCGTCGTCGTCGAGACCCTCATGGACGGTCTGGAGCGAGACGACGCCGTCGAGGAAGGCGTCGATCGTGCGCGTGTCGCCGAGCTCGTCGAGGCCCGGGATCGGGTTGCCGTACGGCGAGATCGTCGGGTGGTCGAGCAGGTCGACGAGGCGACGCTCGACCCGGTCGCTCATGACGTGCTCCCAACGGCAGGCCTCGTCGTGGACGAACTCCCAGTCGAGCCCGATGACGTCGGTGAGCAGGCGCTCCGCGAGGCGGTGCTTGCGCATGACGCGCATCGCCTTCGCGTGGCCGCCCTCGGTGAGCTCGAGGTGGCGGTCGCCCGAGACGACGACGAGGCCGTCACGCTCCATGCGTGCGACCGTCTGCGAGACGGTCGGGCCTGAATGGCCGAGCCTCTCGGCGATGCGGGCGCGAAGCGGGACGATTCCCTCCTCGACCAGCTCATAGATGGTCCGTAGATACATCTCGGTGGTGTCGATGAGGTCGCTCACGGCGCCCAGCCTCCCTGTGTCGTCGGTCCGGGCCAGTCTAGGCCGTCCTTCTCGCACCCGCGCCGCCCTTCTCTTGGTGGCCGTGCACACGAATCGTGTGCACAGCCCCCACAGACACCCCGCTTCGGGACTGGGGGCTGTGGATAGGCGGTCCGGGGATCCCTCGCGCGGCAGGGTGGGGGCGTGGCGGAGCACTCTCCCGCGTCCTGGACGCCCCGAACCCGCACGCACGCCGTCTTCCTCCGACGAGACGCGTACGCGGCCGGGATGACCCGCCGACAGGTCGACCACCGCCTC encodes:
- a CDS encoding SAF domain-containing protein — encoded protein: MTRPHRPDARGRSVARSRRARAFRVLAWRGRHVLVSLALGVLAAAVVTAASPPPPPQRAVVVLAHDVVAGEPLEASDLTSTTAPVDGAQPCALTTPGDAVGASPAVDLTRGTHLCPELLVRGTADLPPGTAAVPVRLADPRVAALLLAGTRVDVVVPSTPDPTGDTAAAEGRVLTHDALVLPAPAATEDEGGLLGGTTAAEPVVLLAVRVKDAPVVAASAVSGGLAVVLVG
- the mscL gene encoding large conductance mechanosensitive channel protein MscL produces the protein MKDIFEGFKNFISRGNVVELAVAVVIGGAFGKIVTNIVDAIITPLIAAVFGSHSLASALSFSINGAQFQPGLVLDAIIGFLAVAAAVYFLIVLPMNKLAERRARGLEPEPEVKADDIQLLEEIRDLLRAQAGGTPQA
- a CDS encoding OsmC family protein — translated: MTSSPDLELAAALAADAAEAAGALPDDPAAVRIERVGPRQYIGYNGRGAVVHIGSAEHDERFTPGELLKIALLGCTGLSTDVTLARRLGDDYDATLHGATVKNVAEERYTQAHERLEIDLSSLDPEAAARLLTAAARAVDKNCTVGRTVQAGAEVVLTFVDTATGAATVHVAQEVAR
- the ddaH gene encoding dimethylargininase; translation: MTRPLRLLMCPPAEFTVRYEINPWMDASRPVDTARAVAQWEALRASYVAAGHAVEIIEPLSGMPDMVYAANGATVAGGVAYAARFFVAERREEAPAYLARLTELGLTPYDAARVNEGEGDLLVAGDMLLAGTGWRTERAAHAEASRALGLPVVTLELVDARFYHLDTALTVLRGTTGEAGDVDVAYFPGAFSAASQEALQRLFPDALLATETDAATFALNALSDGERVWLGAGSPSWEARLRERGYTPVPVDVSEILRGGGSVKCCTLVLR
- a CDS encoding universal stress protein; this translates as MPHRDVVLVGVDGSAPSLHALDWAAAEAKKLGWPLHVVCAYSLPSFTAASLDGGYAALDDTAILDGARTVLEEAKARAAAQGVAVTATVTTGDPAGALVDLSKEHRLVVVGTRGHGGFAGRLLGTVSSALPAHSHCPTVVVPYLGEDGERTAISSVASNAGLDPVDQRPLFPLRRIVVGMDGSPTAEDALRAALRQQKIWDCELVAVAGVPVGSGAGMLAWLPAAVDHEAVLADVAEGLGVIVDRVLADHPGQTVRRIVLDGTGAELLTEFSTASDLVVVGSRGRGGFAGLLLGSTSQAVLHHAKCPVMVVTKRAAAADTPQETAEQG
- a CDS encoding C40 family peptidase; translation: MTLSSTRGRHRAARRPLGQVIVDVAGEGIGRRTAVVAASSGLLVSMAVAPANAAVGADALALGSADVSALTSQARAQLSAAPAVTVSEGSWADDIDDIEIVKVTPAPEVRQAPVAPARTETPASRSNDRTEAPAPKVENNPIPQSVSGSKVLEIAARYVGVPYVYGGTTPRGFDCSGFTSYVYAQLGIDLPRSSSAQRYAGKVISRADARPGDLIWTPGHIAIYAGGNSQIDAPRPGKTVQFRKIWQSNPVFIRVS
- a CDS encoding metal-dependent transcriptional regulator → MSDLIDTTEMYLRTIYELVEEGIVPLRARIAERLGHSGPTVSQTVARMERDGLVVVSGDRHLELTEGGHAKAMRVMRKHRLAERLLTDVIGLDWEFVHDEACRWEHVMSDRVERRLVDLLDHPTISPYGNPIPGLDELGDTRTIDAFLDGVVSLQTVHEGLDDDATCAGTVARLGEPLQTDVELLARLSSAGVTPGTQISIVRRGERLEVASADAEHGADLPVEVFRHVFVEA